From the Salinigranum rubrum genome, the window CCAAGAAGATTTTTATATCGCTGCGACGTTCGTCCGCTATGGTTCGTATGTACGAAGCGGACGCGGTGCCGACAGTGTACAACATCGACGACATCCCAGAACAGGAACGAGGACCAGGCACGGTCGGGCAATACTTCAGAGGGCACGACACCATCATCGGGTTCAATACGCTTGATGAGAAGACAGTACACTCGGAGCATTCACATCCCTGGGAACAGATAGCGTTCGTCGTCGAGGGGACGTGCGACTTCGTCATCGACGGCAAAGAAGTGACGCTCGACGCCGGCGACATCGTCAACATCCCTCCAGGTGTCAAGCATAGTTCGGCGACAGACGAGACGGCGCTTCTCATGGCAATCTTCCCACTCCGTGAAGATTATCTCCCGTTCACCGAGTACCAGCACGAATACCCGCCCGAATCTGCATAGTTCTCGTTCAATCCGTTTTCGAACAAGCGCTGTTAACGTCGACACGAGCGCCACGCTACTACATCTCCTTGTGATGTGAGCCCAGACTCAATATCCGCCGAAGGACTCGTCGACCTCGTACGGTGCGTCGACGATCGAATTAGTGTGTTCCTCGTACAATTTGACGACGCTGCTGAAATCCTCACTTCCCAGACCGCGAGCGCTCGCAGTCTGATACAGGTTCCGCACGAGGTTCACCACGTACATCGGATAGTCGCTCGAATCGGCCATGTCGAGCGCAATCCCAAGATCCTTGGTCGTGAGATCAACGGTGAACCCTGGATCGAAGTTTCGGTTGAGTACGCGCGGCATCCGTTTTTTGAACTGGTTGGACCCGCCGCCGGCGTTGCCGATGACGTCGAGCATCACGTCGCCCTCGACGCCCCGGTCGCGGCCGAGTGCGACTGCTTCCATCGCTATCAACATGTTACTGTGCGACATGACGTTGTTGATGAGTTTGACTGTGGGACCGGCACCGACATCACCGACGTGGTACAGTTTCTGCGACATCGCGTCGAGAACTGTTTGAACGCCGTTGCGGTGGAAAACGTCTTCGTCGCCGCCGACCATTATTGTTAGTGTTCCCGCGTGGCAGTCTTCAGGGCCGCCGCTGACCGGCGACGCAAGAAATTCGACGCCCTGTTCTTTCGCTTCGGCTGCGACCTTCTCTGAGGTCTCTGGGTTGATCGTACTCATTTCCAGTGCGACGGTTCCCTCTTTCGCCGTGGAGAGAATGCCATCCTCGCCGAGGTACACGGATTCGACGATCTGAGATTTCGGCAGGCTCGTCACGATAATATCCGCGTTTTCGGAGGCCTCAGCGGGCGTTTCGACTGGTGTCCCGCCGTACTCTTCGAACTGCGCACGAGCGTCCTCGCTGATGTCAGATCCCGTGACGGTGAAGCCTTTCTCCAACAGCCCACGCGCCATGTTACCACCCATTTGGCCGAGTCCAACAATTCCGATCTCTAGCTGCTCTGGAGTAGACATCACTCTTGGTGTTTACAGTTCTCAAATTAAACTGTTTGGGTCAGTACCCCGTTTCCATCGGAGAAAGTGACATTCAAAATATCAGTTCACCATTGTAATCGATCTCTTGGACCAAAGTTTTATTACTAGGTGAAGCCCCAGATTGGCTATGCAGCAGCAAACCTACGATGTCGTCGTTATAGGCTCTGGAATGGCCGGTCTCGCCGCTGGATTACGTGCTTCCGAGCAGGATATGTCAGTGGCAGTTCTGGAAAAAGCCCCAAAGAAACGTCGAGGCGGCCACACCCAGTTCACCGAGACATTCCGGATACCCACGGCTGACATCGATCTGGACATCGATTTTAACGTCAACGACTACAGCGTCGCCGACTTCTACTCGGACCTAATGAAGATCACGGAGTTCAAAGCCGACGAGAAACTTTTGGAGACGATGACGGAAGGGTCGGTTGGTATGTTTGAGTGGCTGACCGAGCGCGGGATCGACTGGGAGTATCAGGCACCCTACCCCGGTTGGGTCGCTGGTCGCGTCTGGATCGGCGGGGAGAAGCTCATCGACCAAATGACCGAGCTGATGAAAGAAAACGGCGTGGACGTGTACTATAACGCCGACGCCCAGGAGTTCCACCGCTCTGACGAGGGAGCAGTCACAGGCGTGACCGCCTTCGTCGACGGTACTCGGACGCGGTTTACTGCCGAGGCCACGGTGCTCGCTGCCGGAGACTATGGATCAAGCAAAGAAAAGCGGACCAAATACTACGGTCCTGGGTTTGGGAACATGATAGTTCGTGGGAGCCGGTACAACACGGGCGGCATCCTGGACGCAGCAATGAACCTCGGAGCAAAGTCTGAAGGCGAGTGGGGCGATGCCCATATGGCCATCATCG encodes:
- a CDS encoding NAD(P)-dependent oxidoreductase — encoded protein: MSTPEQLEIGIVGLGQMGGNMARGLLEKGFTVTGSDISEDARAQFEEYGGTPVETPAEASENADIIVTSLPKSQIVESVYLGEDGILSTAKEGTVALEMSTINPETSEKVAAEAKEQGVEFLASPVSGGPEDCHAGTLTIMVGGDEDVFHRNGVQTVLDAMSQKLYHVGDVGAGPTVKLINNVMSHSNMLIAMEAVALGRDRGVEGDVMLDVIGNAGGGSNQFKKRMPRVLNRNFDPGFTVDLTTKDLGIALDMADSSDYPMYVVNLVRNLYQTASARGLGSEDFSSVVKLYEEHTNSIVDAPYEVDESFGGY
- the tcuA gene encoding FAD-dependent tricarballylate dehydrogenase TcuA, whose amino-acid sequence is MQQQTYDVVVIGSGMAGLAAGLRASEQDMSVAVLEKAPKKRRGGHTQFTETFRIPTADIDLDIDFNVNDYSVADFYSDLMKITEFKADEKLLETMTEGSVGMFEWLTERGIDWEYQAPYPGWVAGRVWIGGEKLIDQMTELMKENGVDVYYNADAQEFHRSDEGAVTGVTAFVDGTRTRFTAEATVLAAGDYGSSKEKRTKYYGPGFGNMIVRGSRYNTGGILDAAMNLGAKSEGEWGDAHMAIIDAGSPEVEGGITNVRGFQYGIIVNHEGERFLNEGADSRAHMYAKYGRKIFEQSYHESFVIVDSKVVDDVAHQGPTRPVTADSIETLVQRLDIEKSDRAVESIEAFNEACDPDAIDHYDPNSLDDNSTVGVEPPKSNWAIPLDEPPFTGYPVTGGMTFGFGGVATTPKTEVLDTRDEIIPGFFAAGNSTGGLLYNNYAGGTGLTNAAVFGKIAGEQAAAYVEESQ
- a CDS encoding cupin domain-containing protein; amino-acid sequence: MYEADAVPTVYNIDDIPEQERGPGTVGQYFRGHDTIIGFNTLDEKTVHSEHSHPWEQIAFVVEGTCDFVIDGKEVTLDAGDIVNIPPGVKHSSATDETALLMAIFPLREDYLPFTEYQHEYPPESA